In Methanobacterium sp., the DNA window TTTTTTAACTTTAACTGCCACATTTCCATCATTTGTTATTATAACCTCATGAGGAACGGTTCCAGCAGAGGTTTTTTGAATTACTTTAATATTTCCATTGCTGTAGGCGTCTTTAAGCGCTGTTCCTCCAGATACAGAATAACTTAAATATCCTGAACCTAAAGCAAATATTAAGATTACAAATATAATGCTTAAAACCCTTATATTCATTTAATTTTCTCCATAATTTAATTAATATGTTTTAGCAATTAATGTTTTGCATTTAGCAGGTTTTTTACAGTTAATACACTCTTCAGTGGCTGCATTTTCATCTTGAATACCTAAAATATCTACTTTAACTTTTTCTTCTAACTCTTTTCCACAGGCTTCGTCACCACACCAGTAGAACCGAGCTATGCCTTTATTGTCTTCAATTTCACTTGCAGCTTCTTCAATTGTTTGAACATCTTTTATATGTTTATTAAAAGCGTTCCATGCATTTTCTTTCATATCATGACTTATATTTTCCAGTATTGACTTTATATTATTTATAAATTCATCTGATTCAATAGAAATGGTTTCTTTTTCGAGTTTATCTCTTCTAAAGATGATGGCATTTTTATTTTCAATATCACGAGGACCTATTTCCATTCTTAAAGGAACTCCTCTCATTTCATACTCATAATATTTTTTACCAGCCCTAATGTCTCTACCATCAAAATAAACTCTTAAACCTGCTTTCTTTAGTTTATCTGTCATCTGCTGGCAAAATTCTAAAACTTCTTCTGCTCTTTTTTTAAAGATTATTGGAATAATAACGATTTGGTAAGGTGCCACTGCAGGAGGTAAACATAATCCTTTTTCATCGCCATGAATACCTATGATAGAGGCTATAACTCGGTCAGATACACCATAACATGTTTGATAAACATATTCATGTTCGCCTTCAGCTGTTTCATAAGTTATGTCGAAAGTTTTAGCAAAAGTTTGCCCTAAATTGTGTACAGTTCCAATTTGAAGTGTTTTACCGTCTGGAAGAATGGTATCAAATGCCATAGTGTATTCAGCACCAGGGAATTTATCCCATTGAGGTCTTTTACTTATTGAATAAGGAATTCCAAGCATATCAAAGAATTCTCTATAAATTTTAATTGCTTTCTGTACTTGTTCTTCACATTCTTCACGAGTAGCATGCACTGTATGAGCTTCTTTAAATGTAGTGATTTCCCTTACCCTTATAAGGGGCCGTGTATGTTTTGTTTCATATCTAAATGTGTTAACAATTTGATAAAACTTCATGGGGAGATCGCTATGGGATCTAACCCATAATGCAAACATAGGGTACATTGCAGTTTCGCTTGTAGGTCGAAGGGCAAGTTTTTTATTTAATTTGGTGAGTCCACCGTGTGTAACCCAATAAACTTCTTCTTCGAATCCTTTGACATGTATAGCTTCTTTTGCAAGCTCATCTTCAGGAACTAATAATGGGAAAAGTACTTCTTCATGAGTTTCATCTAAGATTTTTTTTAAGATATCTAATGTATATTTTCTTATTTTGAATCCTTGCGGTTGCCATACGTGCATTCCTTTTACAGGATATCTAATATCGATTATTTCTGCTTCTTCTAAGATATTGTGGAACCATTCACTGAAATCTGTCATTTATTCACCTGATTAATCTAATAATAAACAGTATATATTGTAATTGAATTTCTTTGTAAATAATATGTAAATATTGTTATTTTAGTTATTTAAAATTAAGTAAAATTAAAATATTTTTTAGATATTCATAAAAATTAAAAACAAAAAAGAAATTTCAATGTCAATTTCCATCTAAAAATCTAATAAAACATTTCATTAATTTTAAAAAGCTGTTTTATTGAAGAATAAAAAGTAATAGTACATAATTAATGAATATAACATTTATAATCAATTAGGGCATGATATACAGATGATCTAAGGATTTTCAATACTTATTATTAATGAAAAATCTCTGCAATATAATTATGCATAAATTTTGAATGAATAGGGAGTTAAAACTATTTTTTTTACTGTAAAACTCCCTAAAACAGGTTTAAATCCATTAACTTTTAACGTGTTTAACTCCTCTTCCTCTTTTACTTCCAGCTTTTCTATAGTTGGGTTTTTGTCTTGTTCTAACTTTAGTTCCTTTCACTTTTGCCATTTTTTCAACTCCTAATTTATTAATTTTATTATTTGTAACTGTTACTTGAATTGTATCTGCAACACTCAATAAAATGTTTGAGAGCAGTACTCAAATTTTCTTTTTTAACCTAAAAAGCTATTGCTTATTTTTAGTCTTGTATTGTGATTAGAAATAGTTGTGATTATTAGATCACTATTATTTATCATCTATTTTATTTTTAATATAGTTTATATAATTTGTTACTTTTACTTTGAGATTATTTTTTTTAATTTTTTCCTTTTTCAATTTAGCTTTTATGAATTGAAATAGTAATTTTCCAAAAATTTGATAAAAAATAGAAAAAGATATTTGATTGGTTAAGAATAAAGATTGTAAAGAGCATTATATACTATGTTAAGAGATATTTACAGTTAGATATATTGATAAATCTTTATTTAACACTTTATCATTAAAGATAATATAACATAATTTAAAGCAGATAAATTGCAAAAACAATAAAATAATAAATTTATTAGGATATAAGGACGATAAAATGGATTTTAGAAAAATTCAACTACCAAGAGAAATTTATACAGGAGCAGGAGTAATTGAGAAAACAGGCTCTATTTGTAAGGGTTTAATGTTTAAAGGCAATGTTTTAGTAGTAAGTGGACCCAATACTCTTAAAATTGGTGGAGAAAAGGCTATAGAAAGCCTTCAAAACGAGGGATTTTCTGTTGAGACTTTTATAATTGATAAAGCTTCCCAAGAAATTGTTTTACAGGTTCAAGATATTGCAAAGAATGTTTCTGTGGTTCTGGGAGTGGGCGGTGGAAAAGTAATAGACACTGCAAAACTTGCAGCAACAAGAAACAATATTCAGTTTGTCAGTGTTCCAACAGCTGCTTCTCATGATGGAATAGCATCGCCAAGGGCCTCAATAAAAGATGAAGGTGGATCAGTATCTCTTGAAGCTCAAGCACCAATTGGAGTAATTGCTGATACAGAAATTATAAG includes these proteins:
- the proS gene encoding proline--tRNA ligase, with amino-acid sequence MTDFSEWFHNILEEAEIIDIRYPVKGMHVWQPQGFKIRKYTLDILKKILDETHEEVLFPLLVPEDELAKEAIHVKGFEEEVYWVTHGGLTKLNKKLALRPTSETAMYPMFALWVRSHSDLPMKFYQIVNTFRYETKHTRPLIRVREITTFKEAHTVHATREECEEQVQKAIKIYREFFDMLGIPYSISKRPQWDKFPGAEYTMAFDTILPDGKTLQIGTVHNLGQTFAKTFDITYETAEGEHEYVYQTCYGVSDRVIASIIGIHGDEKGLCLPPAVAPYQIVIIPIIFKKRAEEVLEFCQQMTDKLKKAGLRVYFDGRDIRAGKKYYEYEMRGVPLRMEIGPRDIENKNAIIFRRDKLEKETISIESDEFINNIKSILENISHDMKENAWNAFNKHIKDVQTIEEAASEIEDNKGIARFYWCGDEACGKELEEKVKVDILGIQDENAATEECINCKKPAKCKTLIAKTY